CAGCCACGAGGGCGCGCGCCCTGCCATTGGGAGCCTTCAGCAAAGGATAGACCGGGTCATGGATGTAACCATCCAGCGCGAGGCGGAGCGTCTCGAGAGCCGGCTTCTCATACTTGCGACCGTTGGCTCCGCTGCACCCTTCATCGGGCTCTTCGGTACGGTTTGGGGTATCATGACCGCTTTCCAGGCGATCGCCAGCTCGCAGAGCACCAACCTTGCCGTTGTCGCGCCAGGGATCGCAGAAGCGCTTTTTGCAACAGCGCTTGGCCTTCTGGCCGCTATTCCGGCCGTAATCGCCTATAACAAGTTGTCTTCTGATGTCGGCAAGGCCGTTGGACGCATGGAAGGATTTGCGGACGAATTTTCGGCCATCTTGTCCCGTCAGATCGACGAAAGGACCTGAGCCATGGGCATGCAGGTCGGAGGTGGTCAAGGCGGAGGTGGCAGACGCGGTCGCCGGCGTCGCCGGAATCAGCTTGTCAGTGAGATCAACGTCACGCCATTTGTGGACGTGATGCTGGTGCTTCTCATCATCTTCATGGTGGCGGCGCCGTTGCTGACGGTCGGTGTGCCGATTGACTTGCCGGAAACCCGGGCTAAGGCCCTGGAAGGTGATACGGAACCACTTACAATTTCGGTGAATTCTGCGGGGCAGATCTACATTCAGGACACGGAAATCGCCATCGATGAGGTTGTGCCCAAACTCGAGGCGATCGCCGCAAACGGGTATGACGAGCGCATTTATGTGCGTGGTGACCAGGATGCTGACTACGGCGTCATGATGAAGATCATGGGCCGGATAAATGCGGCCGGTTTTAAGCGTCTCGGCCTTGTGACCCTCGAAGAACAGGATTCATAGACCACCATGCGTGCTGGTCTCGTTGCGTCTTTGGCCGGCCATGCGGCCGTTTTGGTCTGGGGGCTTGTTGCTCTTCCGGATGCCGAGACCTTTTCGACCAGCCCGGTGGACTCCCTGCCTGTCGAACTCGTGCCTGTCGAAGAATTGACCAGGCTGCAGAAGGGCGAGAAGACCGAAACCGAGATCCGTGACGTGGCTGCACTGACACCAACAGAGGCACCGCCCAGGGAGGCTCCGCAACCCGACGAAAAACCCGGCGATGCAACGGCTGAACAGGCCCCTGCTCCGACACCTGAGCCGGCACCCGAGCCTGAGCCTCTTCCGGAACCTGAGCCAGAGCCGGAACCCACACCGGAACCTGAGCCAACGCCCGAACCGGAGCCCGCTCCCGAGCCAGAGCCCACGCCGGCTGCAGAACCTGAGCCTGAGCCTGAGCCGGAGCCAGCGCCGGTTGAAGAGCCCAAGCCTGTGGTCACCAATGTGACACCAAGGACCAAGCCGACGCCTCCGCGCCCGACACAGACAGCCCAGAAGCCGCAGGACGAGAATTTCAATCCAAACCAGATCTCGGCCCTTCTCAATAAGGTTGAGCCTGCTGGCGGCAGCACGTCGACGACGCAGGACCAAGCATCGCTCGGTAGCCGACAGGGTGCAGAAAATGTTCGCATGAGCCAATCCGAGCTTGATGCTTTGCGCGGCCAGATCGCAAGATGCTGGAGCCCGCCGGTCGGTGCTGTTGGCGCCGAGACGCTCAAAGTCAGGGTCAAGTTCGGTCTCGATCGTTCGGGGCAGGTCTCGGGCAGCCCCGAAGTGCTGACGTCGAGCTCTCATCCGGCTTTCCGCGCAGCGTCCAGCAGCGCGGTGCGCGCAGTTATGCGGTGCGCTCCCTATAACCTGCCGGCGGCCAAGTACGACGCCTGGCAGGAAGTGATTATCAATTTTGATCCGCGTGAACTTGTTGGCGGATAAGACGTTACAGAGGAAACAAGGAGCCTTGCTGAAGATGCGCGACGTGCCGAGTTTTGCCCGTTTCCTGTCCCGTTTGAAAACGGCGGCAGCTGCCTGCCTGTTGACCGTTGCTGCTGCCTTGACGGCTGCACCAGCTCTTGCACTCATCGAAATCGATGTGACGCAAGGCCAGATCGAGCCGATGCCTGTTGCCTTGCCGTCATTTGGCGCAGAAGGTGGCGATCCGAAGCTTTCGCAGGACATGACGGCTGTGATTGCCGCTGACCTGAAGCGTTCGGGCCTGTTCAACCCATTGGACCCCGCCAGTTTCATTCAGAAAAACATGAATGTGAACACGACGCCTCGTTTCGG
The genomic region above belongs to Labrenzia sp. CE80 and contains:
- the tolQ gene encoding protein TolQ, giving the protein MNELVQSTLAAQEGDISFFALFWEAHIVVKIVMLGLIGASVWCWAIIVDKTLLYGRTKRQMNRFETVFWSGQSLEELYGTLQNRVNHSMAALFVAAMREWKRSHEGARPAIGSLQQRIDRVMDVTIQREAERLESRLLILATVGSAAPFIGLFGTVWGIMTAFQAIASSQSTNLAVVAPGIAEALFATALGLLAAIPAVIAYNKLSSDVGKAVGRMEGFADEFSAILSRQIDERT
- the tolR gene encoding protein TolR, whose product is MGMQVGGGQGGGGRRGRRRRRNQLVSEINVTPFVDVMLVLLIIFMVAAPLLTVGVPIDLPETRAKALEGDTEPLTISVNSAGQIYIQDTEIAIDEVVPKLEAIAANGYDERIYVRGDQDADYGVMMKIMGRINAAGFKRLGLVTLEEQDS
- a CDS encoding cell envelope biogenesis protein TolA: MRAGLVASLAGHAAVLVWGLVALPDAETFSTSPVDSLPVELVPVEELTRLQKGEKTETEIRDVAALTPTEAPPREAPQPDEKPGDATAEQAPAPTPEPAPEPEPLPEPEPEPEPTPEPEPTPEPEPAPEPEPTPAAEPEPEPEPEPAPVEEPKPVVTNVTPRTKPTPPRPTQTAQKPQDENFNPNQISALLNKVEPAGGSTSTTQDQASLGSRQGAENVRMSQSELDALRGQIARCWSPPVGAVGAETLKVRVKFGLDRSGQVSGSPEVLTSSSHPAFRAASSSAVRAVMRCAPYNLPAAKYDAWQEVIINFDPRELVGG